The Magnolia sinica isolate HGM2019 chromosome 10, MsV1, whole genome shotgun sequence genome includes a window with the following:
- the LOC131217325 gene encoding uncharacterized protein LOC131217325, whose translation MQWQIGRGDISFWKDNWTGRGPLVTRVLHPIPTGLKDIQVRDYLGRAGPLPPSAAFNCLPQGEIDAIFQGGFCTFDGPNVPYWPLDPSGDFSINSAWVSCRSPSPIVSWSSKLWFPQLPPKVSMLVWRTLKVVVPVELVV comes from the coding sequence ATGCAGTGGCAAATTGGGAGAGGGGATATCAGTTTCTGGAAAGACAACTGGACTGGGAGAGGGCCCCTCGTCACCAGAGTGCTGCACCCCATTCCAACTGGGCTGAAGGATATCCAAGTCAGGGACTACCTGGGGCGGGCAGGGCCTCTCCCTCCATCAGCGGCCTTCAACTGCCTCCCTCAGGGTGAGATTGACGCCATATTCCAAGGGGGATTCTGCACGTTCGACGGCCCAAACGTCCCCTACTGGCCACTTGATCCGTCAGGTGATTTCTCGATCAACTCTGCCTGGGTTTCATGCAGATCTCCTAGTCCGATCGTGAGCTGGAGCTCCAAGCTGTGGTTCCCTCAGCTCCCGCCTAAGGTCTCCATGCTGGTTTGGAGGACTCTCAAGGTTGTGGTCCCAGTGGAGTTAGTGGTTTAG
- the LOC131217326 gene encoding uncharacterized protein LOC131217326, which yields MSTGLARGGGICRGERGEVIFGFTTGFGIASNTRVEFRAIHDGLFHCLRKGLSKIIIESDSLLVINLISGSFRPGWKWKYWLSRIKGLQIIREVKFQHILWEGNGLADRLARMGSEAQSSAIFHAVSDLPREVKGLIFLDKVGLGTLKC from the coding sequence ATGTCGACGGGTTTGGCAAGGGGAGGTGGGATTTGCAGAGGGGAGAGAGGCGAGGTCATATTTGGCTTCACTACGGGCTTTGGGATAGCTTCTAACACCAGAGTAGAATTCAGGGCCATCCATGATGGGCTGTTTCATTGCCTTAGAAAGGGACTCTCTAAAATCATCATTGAATCTGATTCTTTGTTGGTGATCAATCTCATTTCTGGGAGTTTCCGCCCTGGCTGGAAGTGGAAATACTGGCTATCTAGGATTAAAGGGCTGCAGATTATAAGGGAAGTGAAGTTTCAGCATATCCTGTGGGAGGGTAATGGGCTGGCAGATAGGCTGGCCAGAATGGGCAGTGAGGCCCAGTCATCAGCTATCTTCCACGCAGTCTCTGACCTCCCTAGGGAAGTTAAGGGCCTAATCTTCCTTGACAAGGTGGGGTTGGGGACGCTCAAGTGCTAG
- the LOC131217324 gene encoding uncharacterized protein LOC131217324, whose amino-acid sequence MDSLHSGLAGRKEPEAMAHPMVSGAFFSGCWDIVGLDLLKVASALFLGCPIPRAFTTSLICLIPKGESPNSFTDFRLISLCNCVYKILAKIISGRLARVLPNLISLEQGAFVQGRSMTENIALAQEVLGDINRKVHGGSIVLKVDMEKAYDRIEWSFLRKVLGRFVNGELADFFKSTRGVRQGYPLSPSLYILAAEVLNRGFTSLMDRGSCLAYQVGRNCSRISLFLYIDDTLLFLSGGLKSVRATKSFLDYFQKVLGQKINLQKSGFINSDRLSSARVDAIQRILRMAKASANMIYLGVPVVAGRRKGSEFQPLVDKVDSRVNGWQSKCLTMASRATLIQHVLSSIPVHSLAAAGIPASILKALESHFASFFWGWADSRRKHHWRKWSEIAAPKAEGGLGFRELAEVIQVLRLKMAWAVRFKGS is encoded by the exons ATGGATTCTTTACATTCGGGATTGGCAGGACGAAAAGAACCTGAGGCTATGGCCCATCCCATGGTGTCAGGGGCATTTTTCTCGGGTTGTTGGGATATTGTGGGGCTAGATCTCTTGAAGGTTGCCTCGGCCCTCTTTCTCGGTTGCCCCATCCCTAGAGCATTCACGACATCATTGATCTGTCTGATCCCCAAGGGAGAATCCCCCAATTCTTTTACAGACTTCCGCCTTATTAGTCTTTGCAACTGTGTCTACAAAATCCTCGCCAAAATCATTTCGGGCAGGTTAGCTAGGGTgctcccgaacctgatttccctAGAACAAGGTGCATTCGTTCAAGGCAGGTCCATGACAGAAAATATTGCGTTGGCTCAGGAAGTTCTAGGGGACATCAACAGAAAAGTGCATGGCGGCAGCATAGTTTTGAAGGTAGATATGGAGAAAGCTTACGATAGGATTGAATGGTCCTTCCTTAGGAAGGTTTTGGGCCGATTTG TCAATGGCGAGTTAGCCGACTTCTTCAAATCGACTAGAGGCGTGCGACAAGGGTATCCCCTATCCCCTAGCTTGTACATCTTAGCTGCCGAGGTGCTCAACAGAGGCTTCACAAGTTTGATGGACAGGGGTAGCTGTCTTGCATACCAGGTGGGTAGAAACTGCTCTAGGATTTCCCTCTTTCTGTACATCGATGACACGTTGCTTTTTCTTAGTGGCGGCCTCAAATCGGTCCGCGCCACTAAGAGTTTCTTAGACTATTTTCAGAAGGTTTTAGGGCAAAAAATTAACCTCCAGAAAAGCGGTTTTATCAACTCCGATCGCCTTTCTTCAGCCAGGGTCGACGCGATTCAAAGAATTCTGAGGATGGCTAAGGCCTCGGCCAACATGATTTACCTCGGAGTTCCAGTTGTTGCGGGCAGAAGGAAAGGTTCTGAATTTCAGCCGCTGGTAGATAAAGTGGATTCTCGGGTGAATGGGTGGCAGTCTAAGTGTTTAACGATGGCCAGTAGAGCTACTCTTATTCAACACGTGCTTAGCAGCATTCCTGTGCATTCGCTTGCGGCTGCGGGCATTCCCGCCTCGATTTTGAAGGCCTTAGAAAGCCATTTTGCCAGTTTCTTTTGGGGGTGGGCTGACAGTAGGAGGAAGCATCATTGGAGAAAATGGTCAGAGATTGCAGCCCCTAAAGCGGAAGGTGGGCTGGGGTTTAGAGAGTTGGCAGAAGTCATACAAGTGTTGCGTCTCAAGATGGCCTGGGCCGTGAGGTTCAAGGGTAGCTAG